In Fimbriimonadaceae bacterium, the following are encoded in one genomic region:
- a CDS encoding CBS domain-containing protein, translated as MVTVSQLMTTQLVTVPVGTSAADAARVMNERHVGSVFIEQDERVVGIVTESDIVRKVVGENQPVHYVPVESIMSSPVISLDERRSITEAADLMQHHHTRHLGVLKSGAIVGVLSVRDLLQPVSVDEF; from the coding sequence ATGGTTACAGTCAGTCAGTTGATGACGACACAGCTGGTGACGGTCCCGGTCGGCACGTCGGCGGCGGACGCCGCCAGAGTCATGAATGAACGGCATGTCGGGAGCGTGTTTATCGAGCAGGACGAGCGTGTGGTCGGCATTGTGACGGAGTCCGACATCGTGCGCAAAGTCGTCGGAGAGAATCAGCCGGTGCATTACGTGCCGGTGGAATCCATCATGAGCAGCCCCGTCATCAGCCTGGATGAGCGTCGCTCGATCACCGAAGCGGCCGATCTCATGCAACATCACCACACGAGGCATCTGGGTGTGTTAAAGAGCGGCGCGATCGTCGGCGTGCTCTCGGTTCGCGATCTGTTGCAGCCGGTGTCGGTGGACGAGTTTTAA